The Clostridiales bacterium FE2011 sequence GGTAAGCGTGCCGGCACGGAAAACCTGCCCGGCATCGTCGGCATGGCCGCCGCCCTGAAGGAAACCGTTGCTGAACGGGATGCGGAAGCTGTCCGCCTCACAGGTCTCCGGGACCGGCTGATTGCCGGCCTGAAAGAGATTCCTCATTCTGCCCTGAACGGGGACGCGGAAAAGCGGCTTCCCGGAAACGTCAGTTTCTGCTTTGAAGGCATTGAGGGCGAGTCCCTCCTGCTCCTGCTGGATGAAAAGGGCATCAGCGCTTCTTCCGGCAGCGCCTGCACTTCCGGTTCCCTGGATCCCAGCCATGTGCTTCTCGCCATCGGCCGGGTCCATGATGTGGCCCACGGGTCCCTGCGTCTGACGCTTGGTCGGGAAAACACACCGGAGGACGTGGAATACATCATTTCCGCCGTCAAAGATGTCGTCTCCTACCTTCGTGGTTTCTCACCTGTCTGGCGGGACCTGCAGAGCGGCAAAACACCCTTTATTCTGTAATTCAGGAGGATAAGCATATGGCACTGTACAGTGAAAAAGTTATGGATCATTTCCTTCATCCCCGGAATGTCGGCGTCATTGAGGATGCCAACGCTATCGGTGAAGTCGGTAACGCAAAATGCGGGGACATCATGAAGATGTACCTGAAAATCAAGGATGATATCGTTGAAGATGTCAAGTTCGAAACCTTCGGCTGCGGCAGCGCCATTGCCTCCAGCTCCATGGCTACGGAGATGATCAAGGGTAAGCCCCTGTCCGAAGTCAGAACCCTCACCAACAAAGCGGTCACGGAAGCGCTGGACGGCCTTCCCGCCCACAAGATCCACTGTTCCGTCCTGGCCGAGGAAGCCATCAAGTCCGCTCTGGAAGACTACGAAAACCGCAAAAACGCTGACAATCAATAACTATCGCCGACATCTATAAACTCAAAACACCTGCAGGCAATTATTTATCCATTACTTGCAGGTGTTTTATATTGTGAATTATGAATTATGAATTGTGAATTATGCTATAATTCCTCCAAAAGGAGGAATTATAGCATATGACTCTGATTCTCAACGGCGGCGGAGACGGACAGGCTGTCGCCTCGGCAAGACAGCTGCTGAACAGCATCATTGATCACAGCAGAAAAATCCTGTACCTCCCCTTTGCGTGGCCAGATCCATCCTACCGTGGATGTCTGGAATTCATGACGGCTGAACTGTCTGATGTGGAGAAAGCCGGCATTGAGATGGTTACTACGCTCGAAGAATTGATGAGCAGAAACTTCAAGGATTATGCCTGTTTATATATCGGCGGCGGAAACACCTATAAGCTTCTGAACGACCTGAAAAAGAGCGGTGCCTTTGACAAGATCAGGAAGTATCTGACGGAAGAAAACGGCATCGTATATGGCGGATCCGCAGGTGCCATTATCTTTGGCAGGGACCTGGATTCCTGCAACACGGATGACGACAATGAGGTCGGCCTGGCGGACCATACCGGATTCAATATGATCAACGGCTATTCCCTGTTATGCCATTATACCAGCAGGGAACCCGCCCGTACGGAGCTGAGCCGGAACTATCTGCTGGAGTTGTCCAAAGTCAAACCGGTATATGCCATTCCTGAAGAAGACACTATCCTTGTGACAGATGAAACGACAGTATTCATTGGTTCCCGGCCCTATTATGAATTCATCAATGGCAAAGAGTATGAAAGGTTTTGCCGCGACACCGTCCATCTGTAATTAACCATCATTATTCCGTTTTCATTAAATCAGACTCAGGAATTTCATATTCCTGAGTCTGATTTCTTAATGAATGTTTATCTCTGCTGAAAAAGCAACAACTGCGTCTCCGGTAATCTGAACCAGAACTGGTTTGCCGTTTTCCTTCTCAACATGAACCCGCATTGTTCCGTCCCTTTGGATTGCCTCTCCCTGCATGATACTGAAGTCAAAATACTTTTCCTGCGGATTTTGCAGGATATTATAATATACAAGGTACGCTCCCAAAGGCCCGTTTGCGTTTCCGGTTACGGGATCTTCTGCAATCCCTATCGCCGGTGCAAACATTCTTCCGTGAACAAGTACGTCTTCTCCGGGGTTCAATGTGAAAACATAATAACCATTACATCCGATCACCGAACTGATTTCCGTCAGTTTCTGCAGGTCAGGTTTCAGGCTGTGAAGCAGCTGATTTGAACAGATGGGAACCATGACTTTGGAATGTCCCGTTGAGGAAATGGCCACCGGGTACTCACCGCAGATGTCATGGGCGGATATGCCCAGGGCGTCCGCAATGCGGGCTCTTACCTCCGGGCCCAGATCCTCCGAAACCTCAGGCGTTCCCTGGGTCATCACAACGGAATAATCATCACCGCTTTGGATGATATCCACCGGCAGGATGCCGGCTTTTGTTTTTTGCCGGACACGCCTGTTTCCGAAGTTCTTTTCCAGTGCGTAAACATAATGCGCCGCGACGGTTGCGTGCCCGCAGATGGGAACTTCTGTTGTCGGCGTAAAAAAGCGGACTTCGACGTCATAATCAGGAGAATTTGACGGAAAAATAAACGCCGTTTCCGAGTTATTCATTTCCCGTGCGATTCTCTGCATCTGTTCTTCTGAAAGGCCGTCAGCGTCCGGAACAACTCCGGCAGGATTTCCATGAAAACAGGTCCTGGTGAACGAATCGACCTGGTATATCTTATATTTTTTCAAAAATATTATCCTCCGTATATCAGCAATACGCTCCTTCCGAAATCATATTCACCAGTTCAGCAAGCGCCTTGCTGATATGCTTGTCCTTATGGATGTATATTTGCGCATAAATCGGGAAGTCATTTCCCTGCCAGTTCAGCTTCACCAGTCGTTTTTTCTTTATTTCTTCCTCAGCGGCCATTTCCGGCATAAAAGCCACTCCCATTTCATTGATCGCAAACTGTTTCAGGATCTCCTTACTGCTTGTTTCCAGTGCGATCCGAGGTGTCACGGCCGCCTGCGCCAGATCATCCAGCAGCATCCGGCGGAAGCTGCAGTGGTGGGAGGTCAGCAGTAACGGAATCCCGGACAGATCCTTCTCTGTGATCTTCTTTCCGGTCTGCAAATATCCCGGTGCTGCGTAAAACCCCAGTTGTTCCCGCTTTTTGAACAGGATTGTCAGTTCCGGCTGCTCCATCAGGGGATTCAGCGTATAGACCAGATCCAGGGCTCCTTTTTTCAGCTGCTCCGGAAACGTCTCATGATCAATAAACAGAATCCGGATATCAACTCCCGGATATTTCTGCCGGTACGCCATCAGGGATTGCGGAAGCCGGTTATAACACAGGCTTTCGGACACTCCCAGCTTGATCACGCCGACAGGTTCCCGGACCGCCGGTACCTCCAGCAGGATCTCCCGTTCCATCTGGAGCATTTTTTCTGCATACTCCTGAAGCCGTTCCCCTTCCGGCGTCAGCGCAATCGACTTTCCCAGCCGTTCAAACAGCAGGCAGTTCAGTTCCGCTTCCAGCTGTTTGATCTGCGTGGTCACCGTCGACTGGGCGTATCCCAGCAGATTCGCCGCTGTCGTGAAGTTCCCCGTCTCCGCGATCTTCAGGAAGGTTCCCAGTTGCGTAATGGTCATGGATGTTCTCCTATCAAAATTTATGATCATTTCATTTGTTTATTTCAATTTTTCAAATGTTTGATCCGATGCTATGATACCAGACGAAGACAGGAAAATCAATCCTGGGATCGGAGGAAAAGCCATGAACAACACCTTATGTATGATTATCAAAGATACTGTAAAGCCGAATTTTCTGAACATCCGGACGTCCATCAAAGCCTACGACCGCGACGCCCTCTGCTGCGGCGCACCCTGCTGGCGCTGGGCTTATCACGCCCTTCATTCTGCGGACAAGTGGTTCTTCAACCCCAATGTCTATGAAGAACCTTCTTTCCATGAGGAAGGAATGGACAACCCGGACAATCCCACCAGTGTGATCCTGACCGATGAACAGCTGCTCTCCTACCTGGATCGGATTGAAGAAAAAACCTACCGCTACCTGGATTCCCTGACGGATGAAATGCTGTATGAAAAGCCGGAAAACTGCCGCTTCACCCGCATGGAGCTGGTGCTGCGGCAGTACAGGCACTTATCTTTTCACACCGGCATGCTGAACGGCCAGACGGCAGTTGCCACCGGCAAATTCCCCATGTGGGTTTCGGAAGCAGACAAGTATGTGGATGACGGCATCTTCTTCGGCCGCTACCGGAAGGGTCGGGTCAATCCATAAAAAAACGGTCTCTGCTGCTTGTGGCAGAGAGACCGTTTTATACTTTTCCTTTGCATGAAGCGGACCTTATTTAACCGCTTCAAATGCATCTTCCAGTGCCGCAATCAGATCCTTCACGTTCTCTGTACCGATAGAGAGACGGATTGTATTCGGCTTGATGCCCTGATCCAGCAGTTCCTCTTCTGTCAGCTGGCTGTGGGTGGTGGTGAAGGGATGGATCACCAGGCTCTTCACATCAGCCACATTGGCCAGCAGGGAGAAGATCGCCAGATTGTCGATAAACTTCTTCGCGGTTTCGCTGTCGCCCTTCAGTTCGAAGGTGAAAATGCTGCCGCCGCCGTTCGGGAAGTACTTCTTATACAGTGCGTGGCTGGGTTCGCTTTCCAGGGACGGATGATGAACCGCTTCCACCTGCGGATGCTTGCTGAGGTAATCAACAATCTTCAGGGTATTCTCCACATGACGTTCCACGCGCAGGGACAGGGTCTCCAGGCCCTGCAGGAACAGGAAGGCATGGAAGGGAGACAGCGTGGAGCCGGTATCCCGGAGCAGGATGGCACGGATGTAGGTCACGAAGGCAGCGGGGCCGACCACGTCATAGAAGCTGACGCCGTGATAGCTCGGATTGGCGTCGCTGATCCACGGATACTTGCCGCTTTCCTTCCAGTTGAACTTGCCGCCTTCAACGATCACACCGCCGATGGCTGTGCCGTGACCGCCGATGAACTTCGTCGCGCTGTGCACCACGATATCCGCGCCCCAGTCCAGCGGACGGACCAGGTAGGGTGTTGCGAAGGTGGAGTCCACCACCAGCGGAAGTCCATGGGCATGAGCAATCTTCGCCAGCTTTTCAATATCGGCGATATTGCTGTTGGGGTTGCCCAGGGTCTCCACGTAGAGCGCCTTGGTGTTCGGCTGAATCGCCGCTTCAAAGGCGCCTTCCTCATCCGGATCCACAAACGTGGTGGTAATGCCGGAAGTCAGGGGCAGGGTGTGCTCCAGCAGGTTGAAGGTTCCGCCATAGATGGTCTTGGAGGCCACAATGTGCTCCCCGGCCTTGGCCAGTGCCTGGAGGGTATAGGTAATGGCCGCGGCGCCGGAAGCAACCGCCAGGGCGGCGGAGCCGTTCTCCAGGGCGGCGATGCGCTCCTCAAACACACTCTGGGTGGGGTTTGTCAGCCGGCCGTAGATATTGCCGGCGTCCCGCAGGCCGAAGCGATCGGCCGCGTGCTGGGCATTATGGAAAACATAGGCGGCAGTGGCATAGATCGGAACCGCACGCGCGTCGGTTGCCGGATCAGCCTGTTCCTGACCGATGTGAAGCTGCTTTGTTTCGAAAGACCAGTTGGCGGAATTCTTAATATCAGACATTGTTTTAATCTCCTTTATTTCTATCATTCTCTGGATACTTGATCCTGTTATTCTGTTTGGTTTAACCCGGATAATTATGCATTGTCTTCTGCATTCGCATTCGATTCCGGCTCAGCAGCACGGCCTTCAATCTGCATTGAAATTTCATCACCGGAACCTCCTTTCGTCTTGCGTTGGCATTAATCTACTGTATGAATAGGTTTTTGTCCAATACCGGAGATCAATAGACAGTTATAAACCCAATCTATAGCTGTTCATGTTCTGACAAAATTATTATTTTTTGTATAAAAGGAAAGAATTCTCCGGACAGGGCAAAAAACAATTGGAATGCAATATTGCCTATTGACATGGTAGGTAAGTGGTGATAATATGCCATCAAGCTTTTCACGAAAGCTGAATGAAACAGAAAGGAGGCGCGGACATGTTTACGGAAAAGAAGGTTGTAATCCTGAGCACCTGTTGTCGAATGCTGATCTCCCGGGCATGCACTATGGCTGGGGCGTCGGCATGTATGTGTCTGCGCTCTGAATAATCCGCCTCAGGATCACGCGGAAGTCATATCTGCCCGGGAGCTTGTAAACGGCTGCCGGGCTTTTCATTGAAAGCTCCGGTTACCGTACCGGAAAGAAAGGAAGAAGCAGCACAGTGGATTGGGCGTATATCGGAAAAGTCCTGCCGCTATATGGAAAAGCCGCCTGGCTCACCCTGCGGACAGGCACAGCGGGCATCCTGCTCGCTGCCCTGGTGGGTCTTCTTTCCGCCGCCGTGCTTCACTGGCGTGTACCGGTGCTTCGCCGGATCACCGCCGCCTATGTGGAGCTGAGCCGGAATACACCGCTGCTGGTACAGCTCTTCTTTATCTACTACGGCCTGCCGAAGATCGGCATCAAAACCAACCCGGAAGCCTGCGGAATCATCGGCCTTGCTTTTCTTGGCGGCGGATATATGGCAGAAGCCTTCCGGAGCGGGATTGAAGCCGTAGACCGGATTCAGGAAGAAAGCGCATTGAGTCTTGGACTCACACGCTGGCAAACCTTCCTCCATGTGATCCTTCCCCAGGCCATGGCCATCAGTGTCCCGGCCTTCATGGCAAACGTGGTTTTCCTCATGAAAGAGACCAGCGTTTTCTCTGCCGTAAGTCTCATGGACCTGATGTTCACCGCCAAGGATCAGATCGGCCTGTATTACCAGACGACGGAAAGCCTTTTCCTGCTGGTAAGCGCTTATCTGCTGATCCTCCTGCCGCTCTCGCTGCTGGGGACCTTCTGGGAAAGGAGGCTGCGGCATGCCGGATTTGGGACTTGAAGTCCTCTGGAAAGGAAAAAACTTCGTCCGGCTGCTGGGCGGTCTCTGGGTGGCCCTCCGCATCAGCCTGATTGCCGCCGGCATCAGCGTTGCGGCCGGTATCATTCTGGGAATCCTGGCCAGTCGGAAGCACTCCGTTTCCTCCGTAATCCTGCGGATCTGGCTGGGCATCATCCACATCATGCCCCAGATGGTCCTGCTGTTCCTGATGTATTTCGGAACAACCCGGGCCTTTGGCTGGAATCTATCCGGCGAAACAGCCGCCGTCATCGTCTTTTCCCTCTGGGGTACAGCGGAGATGGGCGACCTGGTCCGCGGCGCGGTCAGCAGCATTCCCGCCATCCAGCGGGAAAGTGCGGAAGCGCTGGGACTGCAGCCGGTGCAGGTTTACCGCTGGATCATCCTGCCCCAGGCAGTACGGCGTCTGATTCCTCTTTCCATTAACCTGATTACCCGGATGGTCAAGACCACCAGCCTGGTGACCCTCATCGGTGTGGTGGAAATCCTGAAGGTTGCCCAGCAGATTATTGAGGCGAACCGGAAGGCAAGTCCGAACGCGGCGTTCGGCGTATACCTGACCATCTTCGTAATGTATTACCTGGCCTGCCGGCTCCTGAGCCTGGCGGCTAAGAGACTTGAAAAGCACTGGAGGTGAGCGCGTGGCGGAAACAGTACTGAGCATCTCGCATCTGACGAAGCGGTTTGATGATCAGACCATCCTGGAAGATCTTTCCCTGGATGTCCGTGAAGGAGAAGTGGTCGTCATCGTCGGCTCCAGCGGCTGCGGAAAAAGCACGCTCCTGCGATGTATTAACGCCCTGGAATCCATTCAGGGCGGAGAAATCCGGCTCCGGGGCGAACCGATCCGGCA is a genomic window containing:
- the nifU gene encoding Fe-S cluster assembly scaffold protein NifU, which gives rise to MALYSEKVMDHFLHPRNVGVIEDANAIGEVGNAKCGDIMKMYLKIKDDIVEDVKFETFGCGSAIASSSMATEMIKGKPLSEVRTLTNKAVTEALDGLPAHKIHCSVLAEEAIKSALEDYENRKNADNQ
- a CDS encoding Type 1 glutamine amidotransferase-like domain-containing protein — encoded protein: MTLILNGGGDGQAVASARQLLNSIIDHSRKILYLPFAWPDPSYRGCLEFMTAELSDVEKAGIEMVTTLEELMSRNFKDYACLYIGGGNTYKLLNDLKKSGAFDKIRKYLTEENGIVYGGSAGAIIFGRDLDSCNTDDDNEVGLADHTGFNMINGYSLLCHYTSREPARTELSRNYLLELSKVKPVYAIPEEDTILVTDETTVFIGSRPYYEFINGKEYERFCRDTVHL
- a CDS encoding PhzF family isomerase; this translates as MKKYKIYQVDSFTRTCFHGNPAGVVPDADGLSEEQMQRIAREMNNSETAFIFPSNSPDYDVEVRFFTPTTEVPICGHATVAAHYVYALEKNFGNRRVRQKTKAGILPVDIIQSGDDYSVVMTQGTPEVSEDLGPEVRARIADALGISAHDICGEYPVAISSTGHSKVMVPICSNQLLHSLKPDLQKLTEISSVIGCNGYYVFTLNPGEDVLVHGRMFAPAIGIAEDPVTGNANGPLGAYLVYYNILQNPQEKYFDFSIMQGEAIQRDGTMRVHVEKENGKPVLVQITGDAVVAFSAEINIH
- a CDS encoding LysR family transcriptional regulator, translated to MTITQLGTFLKIAETGNFTTAANLLGYAQSTVTTQIKQLEAELNCLLFERLGKSIALTPEGERLQEYAEKMLQMEREILLEVPAVREPVGVIKLGVSESLCYNRLPQSLMAYRQKYPGVDIRILFIDHETFPEQLKKGALDLVYTLNPLMEQPELTILFKKREQLGFYAAPGYLQTGKKITEKDLSGIPLLLTSHHCSFRRMLLDDLAQAAVTPRIALETSSKEILKQFAINEMGVAFMPEMAAEEEIKKKRLVKLNWQGNDFPIYAQIYIHKDKHISKALAELVNMISEGAYC
- a CDS encoding DinB family protein — protein: MIIKDTVKPNFLNIRTSIKAYDRDALCCGAPCWRWAYHALHSADKWFFNPNVYEEPSFHEEGMDNPDNPTSVILTDEQLLSYLDRIEEKTYRYLDSLTDEMLYEKPENCRFTRMELVLRQYRHLSFHTGMLNGQTAVATGKFPMWVSEADKYVDDGIFFGRYRKGRVNP
- a CDS encoding O-acetylhomoserine aminocarboxypropyltransferase/cysteine synthase, yielding MSDIKNSANWSFETKQLHIGQEQADPATDARAVPIYATAAYVFHNAQHAADRFGLRDAGNIYGRLTNPTQSVFEERIAALENGSAALAVASGAAAITYTLQALAKAGEHIVASKTIYGGTFNLLEHTLPLTSGITTTFVDPDEEGAFEAAIQPNTKALYVETLGNPNSNIADIEKLAKIAHAHGLPLVVDSTFATPYLVRPLDWGADIVVHSATKFIGGHGTAIGGVIVEGGKFNWKESGKYPWISDANPSYHGVSFYDVVGPAAFVTYIRAILLRDTGSTLSPFHAFLFLQGLETLSLRVERHVENTLKIVDYLSKHPQVEAVHHPSLESEPSHALYKKYFPNGGGSIFTFELKGDSETAKKFIDNLAIFSLLANVADVKSLVIHPFTTTHSQLTEEELLDQGIKPNTIRLSIGTENVKDLIAALEDAFEAVK
- a CDS encoding amino acid ABC transporter permease, yielding MDWAYIGKVLPLYGKAAWLTLRTGTAGILLAALVGLLSAAVLHWRVPVLRRITAAYVELSRNTPLLVQLFFIYYGLPKIGIKTNPEACGIIGLAFLGGGYMAEAFRSGIEAVDRIQEESALSLGLTRWQTFLHVILPQAMAISVPAFMANVVFLMKETSVFSAVSLMDLMFTAKDQIGLYYQTTESLFLLVSAYLLILLPLSLLGTFWERRLRHAGFGT
- a CDS encoding amino acid ABC transporter permease — translated: MPDLGLEVLWKGKNFVRLLGGLWVALRISLIAAGISVAAGIILGILASRKHSVSSVILRIWLGIIHIMPQMVLLFLMYFGTTRAFGWNLSGETAAVIVFSLWGTAEMGDLVRGAVSSIPAIQRESAEALGLQPVQVYRWIILPQAVRRLIPLSINLITRMVKTTSLVTLIGVVEILKVAQQIIEANRKASPNAAFGVYLTIFVMYYLACRLLSLAAKRLEKHWR